The Portunus trituberculatus isolate SZX2019 chromosome 19, ASM1759143v1, whole genome shotgun sequence genome contains a region encoding:
- the LOC123506353 gene encoding uncharacterized protein LOC123506353 isoform X2 — protein MMPTDQRLLVRHASSFWCEAQWTHMNGSYNAYVSSETPPASLTRSVHHMLYSTTLEDDVKEYWGFHLLKGSTVTISTCASTDGAQLMILRGVNNLHRCAWIGEEDSAEEEEAPVGKTEHIVKDGTEPFPFSDRATSVEEPLLSGEGGRGPNDVNLQGDDPEVGIPDVPTSEERQGELEHLLRKAIRMSKNKKEILRLLHMLHRSDDRPLPRHLQRRLGIISEEEDTLKPQNPHRSPDRSYERMPPPRRLRRETKELPPAVDFNGALEVFDEENGKADRKTHTAGTSQSPAENFIGGQVFFPEGLRVERGKFNQTNENDWSNEERVSSYSSSEEALASCEGVIMTLPLAAYRGCSFHWTNQNKVVYDIPVTGTYYFVFSSDNEIASNNLFFNLTLQRVTYDTKSAVRLCTNATECSLPLSFWSHDQTLVEVPEEKSWNNTYVMDTVCRPRVPLFLAFILAAPLLILLCAFH, from the exons ATGATGCCCACAGACCAGCGTCTCCTCGTCCGTcacgcctcctccttctggtgCGAG GCCCAGTGGACACACATGAACGGCTCCTACAACGCCTACGTCAGCAGTGAGACGCCGCCCGCCTCCCTCACACGATCCGTCCACCACATGCTGTACTCCACCACACTGGAGGACGACGTCAAGGAGTACTGGGGTTTTCACCTCCTCAAAGGCTCCACGGTCACCATCTCCACCTGCGCCAG CACGGACGGTGCACAGCTGATGATCCTGCGAGGTGTAAACAACCTTCACCGCTGCGCCTGGATCGGCGAGGAGGACTCCgccgaagaagaggaagcaccGGTGGGAAAGACGGAGCATATCGTGAAGGATGGCACAgagccttttcctttttccgatAGGGCGACAAGTGTTGAAGAGCCACTACTGTCGGGTGAGGGCGGGAGAGGGCCTAACGACGTGAACCTTCAAGGTGATGACCCTGAGGTGGGCATACCTGATGTGCCCACCTCGGAGGAGCGGCAGGGCGAGCTGGAGCACCTGCTGCGGAAGGCCATAAGGATGagcaagaacaaaaaggagATCCTGCGGCTGCTGCACATGTTGCACCGCTCCGATGACCGCCCGCTGCCGCGACACCTGCAGCGCAGGCTAGGCATCATCtcagaggaagaggacaccCTGAAGCCCCAAAACCCACATCGCTCTCCAGACAGGAGTTACGAGAGGATGCCACCCCCGAGGAGGCTGCGGCGGGAAACAAAGGAACTTCCACCGGCCGTCGACTTTAACGGAGCTTTAGAAGTTTTCGACGAAGAGAACGGCAAGGCGGACAGGAAGACACATACGGCGGGGACCAGCCAGAGTCCCGCGGAGAACTTTATCGGAGGCCAGGTGTTCTTCCCTGAGGGCCTGAGGGTGGAACGAGGAAAGTTTAACCAGACCAACGAAAACGACTGGTCCAACGAGGAACGCGTGTCCTCCTACTCCAGCAGCGAGGAGGCGTTGGCCAGCTGTGAGGGCGTCATCATGACACTGCCCCTCGCGGCATACCGCGGCTGCAGCTTCCACTGGACCAACCAGAACAAAGTAGTATACGACATCCCAGTCACCGGCACCTACTACTTCGTGTTCTCCAGTGATAACGAGATCGCCTCCAACAACCTGTTCTTCAACCTGACGCTGCAGCGCGTCACTTACGACACCAAGTCTGCGGTGCGCCTGTGCACAAACGCCACAGAGTGTTCTCTGCCGCTCTCCTTCTGGTCCCACGACCAGACACTGGTGGAGGTACCGGAGGAAAAGTCCTGGAACAACACCTACGTGATGGACACCGTGTGCCGCCCCCGCGTGCCACTCTTCCTGGCTTTCATCCTGGCGGCGccactcctcatcctcctttgtgCCTTCCACTAG
- the LOC123506353 gene encoding uncharacterized protein LOC123506353 isoform X1 produces MATAVTKDGSVVYLPQEEKCGIKGRAYSLFSPSNSFSLLKPNGQQQLLRGPRRVVRLCVFALLLPAGLITVPLYVRLVLFPPAHYPMMPTDQRLLVRHASSFWCEAQWTHMNGSYNAYVSSETPPASLTRSVHHMLYSTTLEDDVKEYWGFHLLKGSTVTISTCASTDGAQLMILRGVNNLHRCAWIGEEDSAEEEEAPVGKTEHIVKDGTEPFPFSDRATSVEEPLLSGEGGRGPNDVNLQGDDPEVGIPDVPTSEERQGELEHLLRKAIRMSKNKKEILRLLHMLHRSDDRPLPRHLQRRLGIISEEEDTLKPQNPHRSPDRSYERMPPPRRLRRETKELPPAVDFNGALEVFDEENGKADRKTHTAGTSQSPAENFIGGQVFFPEGLRVERGKFNQTNENDWSNEERVSSYSSSEEALASCEGVIMTLPLAAYRGCSFHWTNQNKVVYDIPVTGTYYFVFSSDNEIASNNLFFNLTLQRVTYDTKSAVRLCTNATECSLPLSFWSHDQTLVEVPEEKSWNNTYVMDTVCRPRVPLFLAFILAAPLLILLCAFH; encoded by the exons ATGGCCACGGCAGTCACTAAGGATGGCTCGGTGGTGTACCTTCCCCAGGAGGAAAAGTGTGGGATCAAGGGACGCGCCTACAGCCTCTTCTCGCCCAGTAATTCATTCAGTCTCCTCAAGCCAA ATGGTCAGCAACAACTGCTGCGAGGGCCGCGACGTGTGGTGCGGCTTTGTGTGTTTGCGCTGCTGCTGCCCGCTGGTCTCATCACAGTGCCCCTGTATGTCCGACTGGTGCTCTTCCCCCCCGCCCACTACCCCATGATGCCCACAGACCAGCGTCTCCTCGTCCGTcacgcctcctccttctggtgCGAG GCCCAGTGGACACACATGAACGGCTCCTACAACGCCTACGTCAGCAGTGAGACGCCGCCCGCCTCCCTCACACGATCCGTCCACCACATGCTGTACTCCACCACACTGGAGGACGACGTCAAGGAGTACTGGGGTTTTCACCTCCTCAAAGGCTCCACGGTCACCATCTCCACCTGCGCCAG CACGGACGGTGCACAGCTGATGATCCTGCGAGGTGTAAACAACCTTCACCGCTGCGCCTGGATCGGCGAGGAGGACTCCgccgaagaagaggaagcaccGGTGGGAAAGACGGAGCATATCGTGAAGGATGGCACAgagccttttcctttttccgatAGGGCGACAAGTGTTGAAGAGCCACTACTGTCGGGTGAGGGCGGGAGAGGGCCTAACGACGTGAACCTTCAAGGTGATGACCCTGAGGTGGGCATACCTGATGTGCCCACCTCGGAGGAGCGGCAGGGCGAGCTGGAGCACCTGCTGCGGAAGGCCATAAGGATGagcaagaacaaaaaggagATCCTGCGGCTGCTGCACATGTTGCACCGCTCCGATGACCGCCCGCTGCCGCGACACCTGCAGCGCAGGCTAGGCATCATCtcagaggaagaggacaccCTGAAGCCCCAAAACCCACATCGCTCTCCAGACAGGAGTTACGAGAGGATGCCACCCCCGAGGAGGCTGCGGCGGGAAACAAAGGAACTTCCACCGGCCGTCGACTTTAACGGAGCTTTAGAAGTTTTCGACGAAGAGAACGGCAAGGCGGACAGGAAGACACATACGGCGGGGACCAGCCAGAGTCCCGCGGAGAACTTTATCGGAGGCCAGGTGTTCTTCCCTGAGGGCCTGAGGGTGGAACGAGGAAAGTTTAACCAGACCAACGAAAACGACTGGTCCAACGAGGAACGCGTGTCCTCCTACTCCAGCAGCGAGGAGGCGTTGGCCAGCTGTGAGGGCGTCATCATGACACTGCCCCTCGCGGCATACCGCGGCTGCAGCTTCCACTGGACCAACCAGAACAAAGTAGTATACGACATCCCAGTCACCGGCACCTACTACTTCGTGTTCTCCAGTGATAACGAGATCGCCTCCAACAACCTGTTCTTCAACCTGACGCTGCAGCGCGTCACTTACGACACCAAGTCTGCGGTGCGCCTGTGCACAAACGCCACAGAGTGTTCTCTGCCGCTCTCCTTCTGGTCCCACGACCAGACACTGGTGGAGGTACCGGAGGAAAAGTCCTGGAACAACACCTACGTGATGGACACCGTGTGCCGCCCCCGCGTGCCACTCTTCCTGGCTTTCATCCTGGCGGCGccactcctcatcctcctttgtgCCTTCCACTAG